A stretch of Passer domesticus isolate bPasDom1 chromosome 23, bPasDom1.hap1, whole genome shotgun sequence DNA encodes these proteins:
- the LOC135285349 gene encoding uncharacterized protein LOC135285349: MECWVDELCAPGEVRLASTRRCAVPERHDCAPACGPEGGELHAQLGICHCKQYISAEELCDQLCLLRAPRISLGFGTHRELLLRVGEGQVREVSNVLGPDEHVQSSQRVHLVLFSPQGVLGFIVSSTEALDAFLMGDFSSDQLLQKGRRAQRSSPRDSQALPFIPNPVVCLEAGDTILFQLSINSQERASSHYPVYQKQHLYNNNPGWDFGPFRRLHHLIQETQLNISWFAHVFLEPGTFVFRDSSVQEHFLIVTVKEASVSCDPRDGSFQPSSLFQLARHGILKQQDLNLAPNWAAITAILFTLSFLVLVLTTLAIVFQPAGPKISPMKSWKPRWRSLGEPHIPPEYILLRDSLEFYQMLGPRGSGEDANSGVKGAVTNAENSFTPRLLEDFSVRTLYDKLEDQNLHLASQLAKHRMDVLVFHKGISQRIRSLMDLVQAVDWEALKTSRHRICGQEAAEQSWAAVGAELKDGQWNNNFQPGAPWQEVTELMRALEALLGNPPERSRAANPEEELQIQAQAAVGAVPPLQHSLASEEKPERQDPELPQLWELFNRKDAFSSLPGHEEHGLDLQLEVEGLVAASPLAKTLCEIKEALVNLQQPSALGNSDSKHQGSLGSSGLF, encoded by the exons ATGGAATGTTGG GTGGACGAGCTGTGTGCCCCCGGTGAGGTGCGGCTGGCGTCCACGCGCCGCTGCGCCGTCCCCGAGCGCCACGACTGCGCTCCCGCCTGCGGGCCAGAGGGAGGGGAGCTCCACGCACAGCTGGGCAT ATGTCACTGCAAGCAGTACATCTCTGCTGAGGAGCTCTGCGaccagctgtgcctgctgagAGCCCCACGGATCTCCCTGGGCTTTGGcacccacagagagctgctgctgagggtggGCGAGGGCCAAGTGAGG gaggTTTCAAATGTTCTGGGCCCTGATGAGCAcgtgcagagcagccagagggTGCATTTGGTTCTGTTCAGTCCCCAGGGAGTGCTGGGCTTCATTGTCTCCAGCACAGAAGCTCTGGATGCATTTCTCATGG GAGATTTCTCCTCAgatcagctgctgcagaaaggGCGCAGAGCCCAGAGGAGTTCCCCCAGAGACAGCCAAGCCTTGCCCTTCATCCCTAACCCAGTGGTGTGTCTGGAAGCAGGGGACACGATCCTTTTCCAGCTCAGCATCAATTCCCAGG agcGTGCCTCCAGCCACTACCCCGTGTACCAGAAGCAGCATCTCTACAACAACAACCCAGGCTGGGATTTCGGACCCTTCCGAAGGCTGCACCACCTGATCCAGGAGACCCAGCTCAACATCTCCTG GTTTGCCCACGTTTTCCTGGAGCCTGGGACATTTGTTTTCAGGGACAGCTCCGTGCAGGAACACTTCCTGATTGTGACAGTGAAGGAAGCCAGTGTGAGCTGTGACCCCAGGGACGGGTCCTTCCAGCCCTCCTCCCTGTTCCAGCTGGCCAGACACGGCATTTTGAAGCAGCAGGATCTGAACTTGGCTCCCAACTGGGCTGCTATCACAG CAATCCTCTTCACCCTGAGCTTCCTCGTGCTGGTGCTGACCACCCTGGCCATCGTGTTCCAGCCTGCTggccccaaaatcagccccatGAAAAGCTGGAAGCCACGCTGGAGGAGCCTGGGGGAGCCACACATCCCACCGGAGTACATCCTCCTCAGGGACAG CCTCGAGTTCTACCAGATGCTTGGTCCTCGTGGATCTGGAGAAGATGCTAACTCTGGAGTGAAAGGAGCAGTGACCAATGCAG AAAACAGCTTCACCCCGAGGCTCCTGGAGGATTTCAGTGTCAGGACCCTCTACGACAAGCTGGAGGATCAGAATTTGCACTTGGCCTCTCAGCTGGCAAAGCACAGGATGGACGTGCTGGTGTTCCACAAGGGGATCAGCCAGAGGATCCGGAGCCTCATG GACTTGGTGCAAGCTGTGGACTGGGAAGCCCTGAAAACCTCCAGGCACAGGATTTGTGggcaggaagctgcagagcagagctgggcagcagtgGGTGCTGAGCTGAAGGATGGACAGTGGAACAACAACTTCCAGCCAG GTGCCCCGTGGCAAGAGGTGACAGAGTTAATGAGGGCTCTGGAAGCGCTGCTTGGGAACCCTCctgagaggagcagagctgcaaatCCAGAGGAGGAGCTCCAGATCcaagcacaggctgcagtgggagctgtgccccccctgcagcacagcctggccagtGAGGAGAAACCAGAAAGGCAG GATCCTGAGCTGCCTCAGCTTTGGGAGCTGTTCAACAGGAAAGATGCTTTttccagcctgcctgggcaTGAAGAGCATG GTTTAGATCTCCAGTTGGAGGTGGAGGGTCTGGTGGCAGCTTCCCCCCTTGCCAAGACCCTGTGTGAGATCAAGGAAGCTTTGGTGAATCTGCAGCAACCCTCAGCCCTTGGCAATTCAG ACAGCAAACATCAaggcagcctggggagctcagGCCTCTTCTGA